From the genome of Rhinoderma darwinii isolate aRhiDar2 chromosome 1, aRhiDar2.hap1, whole genome shotgun sequence:
ATGTTCACGCCATAAGTAAAAAATGTTCTACCtccaaactgaaaaaaaaaaaaaatacaatttctggtcaatgcatttcagcagccataactttttttattttttcagaggtgtaaaaacagaaaaatgtagctggccttttcaggcccggtcattaaggggttaaacaaggcgCCTATATGAAAACAAATACAGCGCACACATTTATATATGCAAAAGTAACTCCTTTTATTCAGCAATTTTAAAAGCACATAAAAAGCAGCATGACACATACACCTATCGTACCCTTCCCAGTTCATGCCCCAACAGTTGATATATGCAATATACACATGGACCGCTGTGTTCTCCTATATTAAAGTGCATGAAATGTATATAAAACACCATATACACCTGGACAGCTAAGTTATCCTATAATAAAGTGCTTAAAATGTATACACCACATACATTGCTAACCATAATGGGTGACTCTCCAGTAGAAAAGCAACAATGGTAGACtagaagcacataaatacagtagAGTACCTGTTTAGGACCTCCTGTAATATAGGCGTATATATCCCAGTAGTTCGCCAACAGGATTTCTCCAGAGGATGAGTCCGCttcactgacactgtccaatcagtgcaagGGCTTTAGACCGGCCAGGCACATCATGGTCTTGCCAGAACAACATTATCTTGCGAGACTCCTCTGGGTGAAGATGTCAGAGCGGCTCTGAAGCTGCcttgcactgattggacagcatcagaggctgtgaagcTGACTTCACCTAGAGGGGAGTCCATGTAGCTCACACACTGTTGGCGAACTACAGGGAATTGCACATATGGCGCTGACACAATGGGGGGCCATATCTCAGAAATTTGGGGCCCAGGAGCAAAAGAGAAATGGCACTGGATTTAGGGGGACAGCGGAATTCATGTCTGATAAACCGTTTGCATTGTGTGACCTAGTGGCAGGTCCTCTTTCAAACTATGCTTTGAGTCCGCGTAAGCTGACATGCTGAGTTGTTGCACAATTCCAATAGTTTACCGGTATTTACAGGACAAATATTTCTATTTGGAGACCTGATCAGGATGGTTTGGGCACTTCTAGGAGTCTTTGCCCCTTCTATACTCCAAGCTCTCTGCCAATTTGGCCTCATCACGGTACCAATGCAGCTTTGAGCTGTACATTCCGGAGACCGATTGGTTGGAAAGCAACTGCCCGCCTGACCCTGAGTCTTCTGGTATCACGTCATTAGGTCAGCAGATTATATCCGTAGACTGTAATGGCCCTCTGGGTTTTAGGTCAGATCTCTGGACAGTGCtgctattgaatttaatgggaatgTAATGTTcattcagaatttttttaaatagtttttgaattgaatatgtatttttaattttgagaaatctttttttACTTggcatttttaataataaaaaaaatttaacagaTGGACGGCCAGCTCCACCATGGAAAGGACAGACTAGGAGAAAAGAGGAGAACAAAGAACTGGCTGTAAGTCTTTTGTATGTCTCCTTACTATTCCAGCCAGTGTTTAATATTGATAGTGGTTTGTGTCTCGTGATATCAGAGAGTGAGTGTTTTAGTAGTCTATACAAGTAGATGTAGTGGTCTTAAGCTGGCTATACATTTCAAGTAGCAGTCGGCTGAACAGTCATTCAGGCAACCGctgttcctcctgaccccatccaACATGCCCATCCTTCCCTCTGTCGACATATGTCTTGGAGGGAGAGTCGGGACGCTGCTAAACACATAAGCTTGTTCTGCGGGTTCAgctgacatacatctaatgtgtgtgGCTAACTTTACAGTCCATTTCAACTCCTAGTAATAGAAAGATTTCTATTTGTTAGAAGCTCTTAAGGGTGTCAGATGGGGCTGTAAAATTATGAAATCTTTTTAGTTACGCCACAGACAGGGCTACTGCTCTAGTAGCAAATTTAACTAATGCTATTTAGTTGCCGTTCTTCATATCTGGCACCTGGGCTGTGTACTGACTGTTTTGTGTGTATATAAGGTGAAAGAGCTATAGGGCTTATGGTGACTACGTGACCATAACAACACAATGACATGCAATGTTTTAAGAGCAGAGAAAGAAACCAGActtgggccttattcacacgaacgtgtgcgttttgcgcgcgcaaaaaacacagcgttttgcacgcgttgcagttccgtgtgtcctcagcgaatggtgcgtggctgcgtgtttttcacgcatatTCTATCCTTTTGATAAAgcgggttttgatgtttagaaaaagaaatgaaggaagtgctttttgtttttttccttttttatttactgttgtgcgaatcacacgCGAcaaacggaagtgcgtccgtgtgctgcgcgaaaaacgcccaagtataggacatgtcgtgagttttacgcagcggacacgctgcgtgaaaatcacggaatgtctgaacggccccattgactaacataggtacatgcgacgcgcgtgattttcacacgcgtatcacggacgttaaacatgttcgtgtgaataaggccttatgctgaATTTCTCTGTCAGATGCATCACGTCTGATAACGGAGGTGGCACCTCAGCCTTGTAGTTTAGCCCTGTAAAGTATAATGCAGGTAACAGATCAGGCACTACTGCTGCCTGCATAAAGTAGCCATAGGATATGTTACACGGATGAAGGTGTCTTACAAAATTActtcaaatttatttttattttttacagagtcgtatcgtcatgctTAGTAATGAGATAGATCAAGGAATGAAAAAATGGACCGAGAAACGGGAAATTCTCAAGGAAAAAgatcttttgaaacagaagaatctACTAAAGACCAAGGCGTTATTTAAGAAAAGTTAAAAATCGTAATAAATATTCTATTTGCATCTTAACCGTTTTATTAGCGTACATTAATGAAGGTTACTGTTTGTCGCTTATGTTATGTGTTCATCTTTAGGACGTAAGTGACGTTAATCCTGAACGAGAAAAAAAAGATGTGAACGTAAGTTTTACGTGTCTCTTTTCTGATCCAATTTTtgggtaataaaaaaataagacctcattaTCGCATCACATTGTCTTGTTCCCGGTGTTAAATTCTACACTTGGTGTGTTTGGGGAATGGAATGTGCCCATGAATTGGTGACATTTGAAATGAATCTTCTCTTGTGGGCAATAGatatattaaagtgtaactattAGTTAAGATGAATTTTCAGAATACGCTGTCGTGTGTGAATTAGAGTATTATTAACCGTTTCCTGGCCATAATGTCACCTGTAGGATGTACTTTTCAGCAATTTTCCCCCCTTTCCATGCTCCATCTCTTAGactagggctacacggcgactttttcCATGACACCGGTTACACGGCCAAAGATGGCTGTGTTGCGCTGAGTGCATTGCAGTTATGAAACTGAATGTGTCGCAACACCGTTTCCCGCTACTGTGATTTCTTGCGGCTGTGGATTTGCAGCAACCAGTGGGTAGCAACGCAGCTACATTCACTTCATTACAGTGACAAAGCGATCTTTGGCCATgcgacctgtgtcgtggccaaattCACTGTGCCATAGTATATCTACAGCGCAAACAAAAGCTGACTGCCCGATAGACCCTGGAGAGAagaaattttaaaaataaaagtaaaaaaaccacTCCACCCGCccatcatttttgtaacgctatTCCTGACTTAATTGCTCTAAATaagcatgtaatatatcaaagttTATGGTAGTGTATTAAtcagaaaaattagctaaaaatTAAAACCGCATATTTTtctcctatataatatatatattttttaaactaagcctaaaaattctaaaattgtgtataaaaataagaaacctgcattgttcaTGGGAAAAGAAAACGGTCGCAAAAATCACATTGCCAGCCCAACAAAAAAGTTACCGCAGTTTACCGCGTGCTAAATGGGGTCTGGGCTTGAAATAGCCTGGACCTGAACCGGTTaaatgtgcataagtattcatccatctttccttcaatcctgaccagcTTTCCAGTCCCTGCTGATGGAAAGCATCCCCGCAGCATGACGCTGCCACCACCATACTTCACTGTcggaatggtgttcttggggtgttaggaagtgttgggtttgcgccACACATAGTGTTTCCCATGATGgcaaaaaagttatattttagtctcTTCTAGCCTGCGTCCATGTGTTTGGGGAATCTGCCACATGCTTTTTGGCGAACTCAAAgcgtgttttcttatgtttttttctttaaccccttccccctgcaatcattctgggccttaatgaccaaagcaaaattagcagtttcaatatgtctttatttaaTTGGTTAGAACGTTGTAGGAATCTAATGTATCCCTCCAAatttggtatagttttttttttcagcagaaaCGGGGCTTTATTTTGGTATTCtatactataattttttttttttttttgaaatctTACAAAAATGGAAGGGAATGTGGaaaaagtttttaaatgttttttacttttgcatgcctctagatttatttctgaatttgttcTGATTGCTTGGATACCAAATATGATGGTGTACGTTTTCTCACGGGCACATGGCAAGGCCTCaaactaagggcggatttacacgagcgtgtgcgttttgcgcacgtaaaaaaaacacggcatttgcgtgcgcaaaaggcacttaaccactccgtgtgtcatgttcatatggtgcgcggctgcgtgcttttcgcgcagctgccatcattatgacactccgtttggatgtttgtaaacagaaaagcacgtggtgcttttctgtttacattcattattttactgctgttgggcgaataacgcgcgtcccacggaagtgcttccgtgtgatgcgcgtgattttcacgcacccattgacttcaatgggtgcgtgatgtgtgaaaaacgctgaaatataggacctgtcgtgagttttacgcagcagactcatgctgcgcaaaaatcagtctgtactgcaccatagacttgtataggtccatgCCACACGTGTGAAAAACACCGCCCTAAAGGTGTCCAATTTGGCCTAAGGATGACTGTTTCCAAAGCTGATTTTTTTAGGGGACAGGATGTAAAAAGTGACGCTCCGTGAGTCTCTTGACATTTTCTGATTCATGGCGTCCTACTTCCCCTCCTTCAAATAAAAgatgttcaataattttttcttggaattccAGATAGGTCATGGTTCCCTGGGcctttttgaatattatataggAATTGAAAGTAGAAACCTGCATCAGatatattgccactttcttgtACCAGGCTCTAGTTTTCCTTTTGATCAAATAAGGTTGGAGAGCCTGGTCTGAAAAGTCGACGCCACCCATGAACCTGTTGTACTCTGTAATACAGAGCGGTTTCTGTCTGTTCGCAGTAGCGCCTCTCTCTCTGACAGTGAAATTGGGGCCAGTGTGTatagtgctcagcataaaaacctctccgatcattgcacttaagtgcaagaagttcatcacttgcgaaagcaaatgattccccctttgccaacttggGATGTTATGGTGGCAATCCTTTGCGGTTTCTGcgaaccgtcccacaggcccctgttttgTTAGCGTGAAGGCTTTTGAAAAGTGGCacgctagaaaaaaaaatggtccgTGTACATTCTGTAGCCTTTTTGAAGGAACGGCTGCATAAGGTCATAGACTAATTTTCCACTGACACCAAGGTtttgtgggcatcctgggggatttat
Proteins encoded in this window:
- the MRPL52 gene encoding large ribosomal subunit protein mL52, producing MAAPMLVTRLQSGVLHSSLRYTWKRSLHSSALLCAGQDWRIGHGFARSGSEYGPLTDLPDWSFVDGRPAPPWKGQTRRKEENKELASRIVMLSNEIDQGMKKWTEKREILKEKDLLKQKNLLKTKALFKKS